One part of the Gossypium raimondii isolate GPD5lz chromosome 1, ASM2569854v1, whole genome shotgun sequence genome encodes these proteins:
- the LOC105785975 gene encoding uncharacterized protein LOC105785975 produces MAASPLMAASPLNVQPSFHARSNSLPSRQYLQEPITSQIDENLNRLRASQSASTSSSSTGHELTCLQDLYDYVDMLLQFPLTQQALAQDQQRKSVEQVLDASLVLLDVCGTAKDALLQIKESTQELQSVLRRRRGEVEGLGDEVRKYLTSKKEVRKAISKAFKNLKHMDNKLMSKDGETGAVISTLKQVVAATMGVLQSLLSFISGPEASSRWSLVSKLMHQKRVRCEEEEEKTNEIANAEAALRSFIKSGNVKHVENVQNELQNSELCIQDLEEGLESFFRRLIKARVTVLNIVNC; encoded by the coding sequence atggctGCCTCTCCTTTGATGGCTGCCTCTCCTTTGAATGTCCAACCTTCTTTCCATGCTCGCTCAAACAGCTTGCCTTCAAGGCAATACCTTCAAGAACCCATCACTTCACAAATTGATGAAAATCTGAACCGATTGAGGGCATCTCAATCGGCCTCTACATCTTCGTCATCCACAGGACATGAACTGACCTGTCTTCAAGATTTGTACGACTATGTGGATATGTTGCTTCAGTTTCCCCTCACTCAACAAGCTCTAGCTCAAGACCAGCAAAGGAAATCGGTTGAACAAGTTTTGGATGCATCTCTCGTGCTCCTGGATGTATGCGGAACCGCTAAAGATGCCTTGTTGCAAATCAAGGAATCCACTCAAGAACTCCAATCGGTTTTGCGCCGAAGACGAGGAGAAGTTGAAGGGCTTGGTGATGAGGTTAGAAAATACTTAACCTCCAAGAAGGAAGTGAGAAAGGCAATAAGCAaggccttcaagaacttgaagcATATGGACAATAAACTTATGAGCAAAGACGGTGAGACCGGAGCCGTGATTAGCACCTTAAAACAAGTAGTAGCAGCCACCATGGGCGTGTTACAATCCTTGTTGTCCTTTATTTCAGGGCCAGAGGCATCGAGCCGGTGGTCACTAGTTTCAAAGTTAATGCACCAGAAAAGAGTAAGGTGcgaggaagaagaagagaaaacaaatgaaatcgCGAATGCTGAAGCCGCATTGCGTTCCTTCATTAAATCTGGAAACGTGAAGCATGTTGAGAATGTGCAAAATGAGCTCCAAAACTCAGAGTTGTGCATCCAAGACCTTGAAGAAGGTCTTGAAAGCTTCTTCAGGCGTTTGATCAAAGCTAGAGTCACTGTTCTAAACATTGTCAACTGTTGA